The following nucleotide sequence is from uncultured Draconibacterium sp..
AGGTTTATAAGGAATTTTATACAATTTTCATAGTCTGCCGATACTCACCATATCCCTTTTTCCAATATTTTCCTTTATTGCCATAGCCATAACCAAAACTGTTGCTTGAAATGTCATTCATTACGATGGCAGCAGTTTTGAGGTTATTAAATCTAACAATCTTATTTATTTGTTTAATCTGTTCCTTATGACTGCAGTTCTCTCTTAAAATAAAAAGACTAATGTTCGAAATATGACTTGTTAATATAGCATCTGGAACTAACAGAAGAGGAGCATTGTCAATAATAATGTAATCAAACTTTCTTTTTATTTGTTCAATAAATTCTTTGAATTTCTCGGTATCAAATAAATCTGATGGATTTTTCTGGAAGGATCCGGCTTGGATAAAATATAAATTTGGGATCGAAGTTTTTGTTGTGATATCTTCCAAATTTTTTTCTTCATTAAGGTAATTGCTTAAGCCATATGATTCTTTAACGAGAAGAAAGTTATGAAGAGCTGGTTTGTGTAGGTCAGCTCCTATTAACAATACCTTTTTATTTGTTTTTGAAAAAGTGGCTGACAGGTTGGCTGAGATAAAAGATTTTCCTTCAGCTGGAACTAAAGAATTTATTGATATTATATTTGAGTTTGATCTCCCATCCAGTAGAGTATTTATATTTGATTTAACTCCTCTAAAACATTCGGCCACTCCGGAACGTGGATGATCTATGATGGGTAACTTTGATTTATATTTATGCTTTATTATTCCTTCAAATACTGGTATAATACTTTCTTTTTCTACTTCCTCTAGTGATTCAATTTTATTGTTGAAAAAACTTAATAATGATATAATGGCGAATGGAATAAATAATCCACCAACAATGCCGGTACCAACATTAAGAATAATATTTGGACCAACTTGTTTCGCGGCCTCTACTAACGCATCATCAATTACTTGTACTTCTGGAGAAATAGATGCTTTTGAGATTGATACCTCTGCCTTTTTTTGTAACATATAAGTATATAACTCATTATTAAGATCAAAATCTCGTTGTATGCTTATCAATTTTTTTTCTGTTTCAGGTAATTTACTCAATCTCTGTTGGACTGTCTTTGAGCGTTCATCTAAACTTTCTTTTTTCGACTGAGTTGCTTTTAGCTGATTTTTTAGAGTTTCTTCAAGTCCATCGCGTGTTATTTTAATTTCTTTGTCAAGAAGAATTAATTTTGGATTCTTTTCCTGAACACTATATGTAAGAACTTCTCGTCTTGCATGTAATTCCTTTAGAT
It contains:
- a CDS encoding polysaccharide biosynthesis tyrosine autokinase — encoded protein: MEKIEDILKIMDSAEKKRTKTVLVRYLKKWPWFVAFCITGIFIGYFHYRNSPNIFQIKSRILIINEEGPLSSVLAFDNSVSNFGKKANIENKIGILQSYTLYRKALENLNWDYSWYVKKMLYNAELYNGDPFELVLPPGANNAKNIQIEIEVLNNNEYKLQAKGETYLNGYAQYVDISETVKFGELWINNFFNFQLNKANGLVGETYILKFNDVNTLTSQYLDKTKIELEELNSDIISITVNGENAQKEADFINELNKVFIRSGMEKRNENSENSVEFIDSQLSRIKKSLGNAEENFSNYRTNNQVMNLGQEAQLIYAKLEEIEQEQYLTQLQIDFYIQLQQYLDNAKKIGEMVNPSIIGITDENLNSTLQNLKELHARREVLTYSVQEKNPKLILLDKEIKITRDGLEETLKNQLKATQSKKESLDERSKTVQQRLSKLPETEKKLISIQRDFDLNNELYTYMLQKKAEVSISKASISPEVQVIDDALVEAAKQVGPNIILNVGTGIVGGLFIPFAIISLLSFFNNKIESLEEVEKESIIPVFEGIIKHKYKSKLPIIDHPRSGVAECFRGVKSNINTLLDGRSNSNIISINSLVPAEGKSFISANLSATFSKTNKKVLLIGADLHKPALHNFLLVKESYGLSNYLNEEKNLEDITTKTSIPNLYFIQAGSFQKNPSDLFDTEKFKEFIEQIKRKFDYIIIDNAPLLLVPDAILTSHISNISLFILRENCSHKEQIKQINKIVRFNNLKTAAIVMNDISSNSFGYGYGNKGKYWKKGYGEYRQTMKIV